In Vagococcus luciliae, one genomic interval encodes:
- a CDS encoding ISL3 family transposase — MSHNHCIRVSLDLKDTNIYFDSIFCEEKMIKGVRSKIYSGTLTYKPLACPCCGIKNENYSIVKNGFISSRIKWLSVAHYPTYLSLKKQRFLCRKCHTSFIAESLEIDKHCFIANRVKQSIGMELSDAISLKDLSKRHFVSTTTISRILNLFGKELSNKFTDLPQHLCFDEFTSVKNNQGKYSFIYSDSLSHKIIDILPDNKRITLEKHFSKYPLKVRNKVATIVVDMNAGYFKLANKLFPNASVVIDRFHLVQLISRSLNITRIRTMNKFKTSNLNDLKNYRKLKRYWKLFLKDSNELNYKDYRYQRLFKNILPETDIMDYLLSLSKELSETYGLYQNLLYCSKNNDFEAFSDLLLLSHELISEPMKTSIRTLKKHLPRINNTFKFPFSNGPLEGTINKIKLIKRIAYGYRNFQNYKYRILLSFQGK; from the coding sequence ATGTCTCACAACCATTGTATCCGAGTGTCGCTGGATTTGAAAGACACAAACATTTATTTTGATTCTATTTTTTGTGAAGAAAAAATGATAAAAGGAGTTAGAAGTAAAATCTATAGCGGAACACTTACTTATAAGCCTTTGGCTTGTCCTTGTTGTGGAATTAAGAATGAAAACTATTCTATTGTAAAAAATGGTTTTATTTCTTCTCGAATAAAATGGCTAAGTGTTGCCCATTATCCAACCTATCTATCACTAAAGAAACAACGGTTCCTTTGTCGTAAATGTCACACCTCTTTTATAGCTGAATCTTTAGAAATTGATAAGCACTGCTTTATTGCTAACAGAGTGAAACAGTCTATTGGCATGGAGTTATCCGATGCTATCTCATTGAAAGACTTATCTAAAAGACATTTTGTATCAACTACTACAATCAGTAGAATTCTTAATTTATTTGGGAAAGAACTGTCAAATAAATTTACGGACTTGCCTCAACACCTATGTTTTGATGAGTTTACATCTGTAAAAAACAATCAAGGTAAGTACAGTTTTATCTACTCAGACTCCTTATCACATAAAATTATTGATATTTTACCAGATAATAAAAGGATTACGTTAGAAAAACACTTTTCAAAATACCCTTTGAAAGTAAGAAATAAAGTCGCAACGATCGTTGTTGATATGAATGCTGGCTATTTTAAACTAGCTAATAAACTTTTTCCAAATGCTTCAGTGGTTATTGACCGATTTCACTTAGTTCAATTAATTAGTCGTTCATTAAATATTACAAGAATTAGAACAATGAATAAGTTTAAGACATCAAACCTTAATGATCTAAAGAATTATAGAAAACTAAAGAGATATTGGAAGCTATTTTTAAAAGACTCTAACGAATTAAATTATAAAGACTATCGTTATCAACGATTATTTAAAAATATCTTACCTGAAACAGATATTATGGATTATTTACTAAGCTTAAGCAAAGAACTATCTGAGACATACGGACTCTATCAAAACTTATTATATTGTAGTAAAAACAATGATTTTGAGGCTTTCTCAGATCTACTATTATTAAGTCATGAGTTAATCTCTGAACCAATGAAAACATCTATCAGAACACTAAAAAAACATCTTCCAAGAATTAATAATACTTTCAAGTTTCCATTTTCTAACGGACCATTAGAAGGGACCATCAATAAAATTAAGCTAATCAAACGAATAGCCTATGGCTATAGAAATTTCCAAAACTATAAATATAGAATTTTACTTAGTTTTCAAGGTAAATAA
- a CDS encoding nitroreductase family protein yields the protein MSNFVELLKKRRSIYNLGKNTSLSNDDIVELVTEVVRESPTAFNSQSQRVVFLFDDAHEKLWSMTEELLKPLTPPDAFENTKEKLKGFANGKATILFFEDTDIVKGLQENFALYAENFPIWSEQASGLTQSNVWTALAEKNIGANLQHYNPIIDESVSNEWGIPKNWKLRGQLVIGSIESPALEKEYMENTDRFKRFN from the coding sequence ATGTCAAATTTTGTAGAATTATTAAAAAAACGTCGTTCAATATATAATCTTGGTAAAAATACCTCTTTATCAAATGATGACATTGTAGAATTAGTAACAGAAGTTGTAAGAGAATCGCCTACAGCGTTCAATTCTCAAAGCCAACGCGTTGTTTTCTTGTTTGATGATGCTCATGAAAAATTATGGAGTATGACTGAAGAGTTATTAAAACCTCTAACACCACCTGATGCTTTTGAAAATACAAAGGAAAAACTAAAAGGATTTGCTAATGGAAAAGCAACCATTTTATTTTTTGAAGATACAGATATCGTGAAAGGATTACAAGAAAACTTTGCTTTATATGCTGAAAACTTCCCTATTTGGTCAGAACAGGCAAGTGGTTTAACTCAATCCAACGTTTGGACAGCCCTTGCAGAAAAAAATATTGGAGCTAATTTACAACATTATAATCCAATTATTGATGAATCAGTGTCAAATGAATGGGGGATTCCTAAAAATTGGAAATTACGTGGCCAATTAGTCATTGGATCCATTGAGTCCCCTGCTTTAGAAAAAGAATACATGGAAAATACTGATCGTTTTAAACGATTTAACTAA
- a CDS encoding cation:proton antiporter, protein MELLFTIVLILFSTKVAGHLSVRLGQPAVLGKLLIGILIGPAVLGLVQDSAIFQEFSEIGVLLLMFLAGLETDAEQLKENWKPSVAVAVLGIIVPFASAFAMGELFGFSFNEGIFLGVLFSATSVSITVQVLKEMGMMQTREATTILGAAVVDDILVVTLLAFVMSFMGEDTSSSSVPLLLFKKVLFFVVAFVVGVYIVPKFLTLFSKFKVTAPVTAGALIVAFGFAYFGEMLGMAGIIGTFLAGLFISQTSFQHEVEKTVDPIANALFVPFFYVSVGISISFTGVFSQIGFLVACTIVAILSKLFGGFLGAKVTGFDNHSSLAVGSGMVSRGEVALIIGTTGLSTGLLSQEYYTTVIISVILTTLIAPPMLKHYFMKIYPDKD, encoded by the coding sequence TTGGAATTATTATTTACTATTGTTTTAATATTATTTTCAACTAAAGTTGCTGGGCATTTATCTGTTAGACTTGGTCAACCAGCAGTTTTGGGGAAACTACTGATTGGTATTTTAATTGGACCAGCAGTTTTAGGATTAGTACAAGACTCAGCTATTTTTCAAGAATTTTCAGAAATAGGGGTTTTATTGTTGATGTTTCTAGCTGGACTTGAAACAGATGCAGAGCAATTAAAAGAAAATTGGAAACCATCAGTTGCTGTGGCGGTATTAGGTATCATAGTACCATTTGCTAGTGCCTTTGCTATGGGAGAATTATTTGGTTTTTCTTTCAATGAAGGAATCTTTTTAGGCGTTCTTTTCTCTGCTACTAGTGTTAGTATTACCGTTCAAGTGTTAAAAGAAATGGGTATGATGCAAACAAGAGAAGCTACAACCATATTAGGTGCAGCCGTTGTGGATGATATTTTAGTTGTGACGTTGTTAGCATTTGTGATGTCTTTTATGGGGGAAGATACATCTAGTTCTTCTGTTCCATTGTTACTATTCAAAAAAGTTCTATTCTTTGTTGTAGCATTTGTTGTGGGCGTTTATATTGTTCCTAAATTTTTAACATTATTTTCAAAATTTAAAGTCACTGCTCCAGTGACCGCAGGTGCGTTAATTGTAGCGTTTGGTTTTGCTTATTTTGGGGAAATGCTAGGTATGGCCGGAATTATTGGAACCTTTTTAGCAGGATTATTTATTTCTCAGACGTCTTTCCAACATGAAGTGGAAAAAACAGTTGATCCAATTGCTAATGCTTTATTTGTTCCATTTTTTTATGTTAGTGTCGGGATTAGCATTTCCTTTACTGGAGTATTTAGCCAAATTGGATTCCTTGTAGCATGTACAATCGTTGCTATTTTATCTAAACTATTTGGTGGATTCCTTGGAGCTAAAGTAACAGGCTTTGATAATCACTCATCTTTAGCAGTTGGTTCAGGTATGGTGTCAAGAGGGGAAGTTGCTTTAATTATTGGAACAACAGGTTTATCAACAGGTTTGTTATCACAAGAATATTATACAACAGTTATTATTTCTGTGATACTGACCACTCTAATTGCCCCTCCAATGTTAAAACATTATTTTATGAAAATATATCCTGATAAGGATTAA
- a CDS encoding nucleotide pyrophosphohydrolase encodes MIESVINLTSIERINEFRKARGWNHVGKEKDLAISISLEANELLEIFQWLDNSEAVKQTERLEEELADVLIYSYTLADKLGFNIDDIIEKKLIKNAQKYPVNR; translated from the coding sequence ATGATAGAAAGTGTGATAAATTTGACATCAATAGAAAGAATCAATGAATTTAGAAAAGCACGTGGGTGGAATCATGTAGGTAAGGAAAAGGATTTAGCTATTTCTATTTCTTTAGAAGCTAATGAGTTACTAGAAATATTTCAATGGTTAGATAATTCAGAAGCAGTGAAACAAACAGAACGTCTCGAAGAAGAATTAGCGGACGTATTAATTTATTCTTATACTTTAGCAGATAAACTAGGGTTTAATATAGATGATATCATTGAGAAAAAACTGATAAAGAATGCTCAAAAATATCCTGTTAACAGATGA
- a CDS encoding YlbF family regulator, whose translation MSNNIYDSANQIEREIRQMDEFLALSDAFDAVKENEEAFELFKAFQELQMTLQQKQMQGEEFSDEDAKQAQEMAEKVQGEALIQDLMQKEQAFSMIVNDLNRIIMQPVQDLYTLD comes from the coding sequence ATGTCAAATAATATTTATGATAGTGCCAACCAAATTGAACGTGAAATTCGCCAAATGGATGAATTCTTAGCATTGAGTGATGCTTTTGACGCAGTGAAAGAAAATGAAGAAGCTTTTGAATTATTCAAAGCTTTCCAAGAATTGCAAATGACATTACAACAAAAACAAATGCAAGGTGAAGAATTTTCGGATGAGGATGCTAAACAAGCACAAGAAATGGCCGAAAAAGTTCAAGGTGAAGCATTAATTCAAGATTTAATGCAAAAAGAACAAGCATTTAGCATGATTGTTAATGACTTAAACCGCATCATTATGCAACCAGTTCAAGATTTATATACGTTAGATTAA
- a CDS encoding metallophosphoesterase family protein: MKFIHMADLHIDQPFSGITTEDVTFQKEIQQINYKVFETIIENCIKESVDFLLIVGDTFHQATSSIYTQKFVMDQFRRLEKEQIKVVMSFGNHDYYTKSRYWFEWPQNVILFDTEEVTTKVLQVTNGQSVSISGFSYEHQWIKGNKALDYPSRSRETDYHIGFYHGEIAQEGKYAPFLLSDLKPTYDYWALGHIHKTEVLIDKPLTIYPGTPQGHTRKERQTKGVSLVEVNGSSVSQKFIDVSKAAWVQQDISLKEITRSDQLTKIEKEIMAAKYTKEVTLLVVKLSPSSEEGLSELLLNKEEILGYLQRQLLRKTSYYIWLVDIMIEPIEIDQLIMGFDSSLVDDLAQHFLKRNEFYDVAKDIVQQPVIGTNIVFDEEDMERIVEESSQLVKDKMIFKNGVGQ, from the coding sequence ATGAAATTTATTCATATGGCAGATTTGCATATCGATCAACCTTTTTCTGGTATTACAACAGAAGATGTAACATTTCAAAAAGAGATACAACAAATAAATTATAAAGTGTTTGAGACCATTATAGAAAATTGTATTAAGGAGTCAGTTGATTTCTTATTGATAGTTGGAGATACGTTCCATCAAGCAACATCGTCTATCTATACACAAAAATTTGTAATGGATCAATTTAGGCGTCTAGAAAAAGAACAAATCAAAGTAGTGATGTCTTTTGGAAATCATGATTATTATACGAAAAGTCGTTACTGGTTTGAATGGCCACAAAACGTCATATTATTTGATACTGAAGAAGTTACGACAAAAGTTTTACAAGTGACAAATGGACAAAGTGTTTCTATTAGCGGTTTTTCTTATGAACATCAGTGGATTAAAGGCAATAAAGCGTTAGATTATCCAAGTAGAAGTAGGGAAACAGATTATCACATTGGATTTTATCATGGCGAGATAGCACAAGAAGGAAAATATGCTCCGTTTCTTTTATCTGATTTAAAACCAACATATGATTATTGGGCATTAGGGCATATTCATAAGACAGAGGTGTTAATAGATAAACCACTAACTATTTATCCAGGAACTCCTCAAGGGCATACTCGAAAAGAGAGACAGACTAAGGGAGTTAGTCTGGTTGAAGTCAATGGCTCTAGTGTATCGCAAAAATTTATCGATGTAAGTAAAGCAGCATGGGTGCAACAAGATATCTCATTAAAAGAAATAACACGATCAGATCAACTAACAAAAATTGAAAAAGAAATCATGGCAGCAAAATATACAAAAGAGGTAACCTTACTAGTAGTAAAATTGAGTCCATCTTCTGAAGAAGGACTAAGTGAGCTACTTTTAAATAAAGAAGAAATATTAGGTTATCTTCAACGTCAATTATTAAGAAAAACTTCTTATTATATTTGGTTAGTCGATATAATGATTGAGCCAATCGAGATAGATCAACTTATTATGGGATTTGATTCAAGTTTAGTCGATGATTTAGCACAACATTTCTTGAAGCGTAATGAATTTTATGATGTTGCGAAGGATATTGTGCAACAACCAGTAATTGGAACGAATATTGTATTTGATGAAGAAGATATGGAACGTATTGTAGAAGAAAGTAGCCAATTAGTGAAGGACAAAATGATTTTTAAAAATGGAGTAGGCCAATGA
- the proS gene encoding proline--tRNA ligase has protein sequence MVKKQGFVKQITSRDDDFAKWYTDVCLKSELCDYSSVKGSMVIRPTGTAIWEKIRDVVDSRLKETGHQNVMMPLLVPEHLLLKEAEHVEGFAPEVAWVTMGGETELSERLAIRPTSEVLFCEHFKTVIHSHRDLPVLYNQWANVMRWEKNTRPFLRTTEFFWQEGHTCHVSHEEAEKEALMILDMYVDVCENMLAIPVVTGVKSESEKFAGAEKTYTNETLMYDGKALQINTSHHLGDHFGKAFDITYTDKEGKEQFVYTTSWGLTTRTIGGMIMVHSDDRGLVLPPRIAPTQVIIIPIAQHKEGVLDKADELKVMLSDVATIKVDDSDKQPGWKFSEAEMKGYPIRIEMGPKDIESNQVVVVRRDTLEKMTVPFDDTLPTVISELLETIHHDMLAKARKRQEEKTRVATTKEEFNRLIEEGGFVLAPWSGDEAVEELIKEQTGATSRCWSFDHQQDDLTGLKDLWNGKPAQYMMHWAKAY, from the coding sequence ATGGTAAAAAAACAAGGTTTTGTCAAACAAATTACAAGTAGAGATGATGATTTTGCAAAATGGTATACAGATGTTTGCCTTAAGTCGGAACTGTGTGATTACTCTAGCGTAAAAGGATCAATGGTTATCCGACCAACAGGAACGGCAATTTGGGAAAAAATCCGTGATGTAGTGGACTCCCGGTTAAAGGAAACAGGTCATCAAAATGTGATGATGCCACTACTTGTTCCAGAGCATTTATTATTAAAAGAAGCAGAGCATGTTGAGGGATTTGCTCCAGAAGTTGCTTGGGTAACAATGGGCGGTGAAACGGAGTTAAGCGAACGCTTAGCAATTCGTCCAACGTCAGAAGTGTTGTTTTGTGAGCATTTTAAAACAGTGATTCATTCTCATCGTGATTTACCAGTATTGTATAATCAATGGGCGAATGTTATGCGTTGGGAAAAAAATACTCGCCCGTTTCTACGCACAACAGAATTTTTTTGGCAAGAAGGTCATACCTGTCATGTGAGTCATGAAGAAGCAGAAAAAGAAGCGTTAATGATTCTTGATATGTATGTAGATGTTTGTGAAAATATGTTAGCTATCCCCGTAGTAACAGGTGTTAAATCAGAAAGTGAAAAATTTGCTGGAGCAGAAAAAACTTATACAAATGAAACGTTGATGTATGATGGAAAAGCCTTGCAAATCAATACCTCTCATCATTTAGGAGATCATTTTGGTAAAGCATTTGACATTACTTATACAGATAAGGAAGGAAAAGAGCAATTTGTTTATACAACGTCATGGGGGCTAACAACACGTACTATTGGTGGAATGATTATGGTTCATAGTGACGATCGTGGGTTAGTATTACCTCCACGAATTGCTCCAACACAGGTTATCATCATCCCTATCGCCCAACATAAAGAGGGTGTCTTAGATAAAGCAGACGAATTAAAAGTTATGTTATCAGATGTGGCAACGATTAAAGTAGATGATAGCGACAAGCAACCTGGCTGGAAATTTAGTGAAGCTGAAATGAAAGGCTATCCTATTCGTATTGAAATGGGACCTAAAGATATTGAAAGTAATCAAGTTGTCGTCGTTCGACGAGATACCTTAGAAAAAATGACAGTACCGTTTGATGATACATTGCCAACCGTTATCTCTGAATTGTTAGAAACCATTCACCATGACATGTTAGCTAAAGCGCGAAAACGTCAAGAAGAAAAAACGCGTGTTGCCACAACAAAAGAAGAGTTTAATCGATTAATTGAAGAAGGCGGATTTGTATTAGCACCGTGGTCAGGTGATGAAGCTGTGGAAGAGTTAATCAAAGAACAAACAGGCGCTACGTCTCGTTGTTGGAGTTTTGACCATCAACAAGATGATTTAACAGGATTGAAAGATTTATGGAATGGTAAGCCCGCTCAGTACATGATGCATTGGGCAAAAGCTTATTAA
- a CDS encoding RluA family pseudouridine synthase has product MQLSITLPPSTTQTTVRELLETEWLIPRKVRHFLRTRKNVLKNNSTVMFHETVESGDKITLIFEEDDYTIPHIIPGNAKAINVLWEDDHLIIVNKPYGQKTHPNQPQETESLLNDLAAYLKPKNQIPYVVHRLDKETSGAIVFAKNPVILPVLGRLLEQKEINRHYEAEVSGLIKNKHFTINQPIGRHRHDRRKRVIDSKKGDKAITHVTVIEQLNNSTRIECQLDTGRTHQIRVHLESIHHPIIGDPLYNPTSHAKRLQLHAKSLQLIHPFTKEEINVQATPFLFD; this is encoded by the coding sequence ATGCAACTTTCTATTACTCTACCTCCCTCAACAACTCAAACAACTGTTCGAGAACTCTTAGAAACAGAGTGGCTTATTCCTAGAAAAGTAAGACATTTTCTTAGAACGCGTAAAAATGTGTTAAAAAATAATTCTACCGTCATGTTTCACGAAACTGTCGAGTCTGGAGATAAGATTACGTTAATCTTTGAAGAAGATGATTACACAATTCCTCATATTATTCCTGGAAATGCCAAGGCCATTAATGTGTTATGGGAAGATGACCATCTAATCATTGTGAATAAACCTTACGGACAAAAAACACATCCAAACCAACCACAAGAAACCGAGTCGTTATTAAATGACCTTGCTGCTTACTTAAAGCCTAAAAATCAAATCCCATATGTTGTCCATCGATTAGATAAGGAAACCAGTGGGGCAATTGTCTTTGCGAAGAATCCCGTTATATTACCAGTTTTAGGTAGATTGCTTGAACAAAAAGAAATAAACAGACATTATGAAGCAGAGGTAAGTGGGTTAATAAAAAATAAGCACTTTACAATCAATCAACCTATCGGGCGTCATCGTCATGATCGTAGGAAGCGAGTCATTGATTCCAAAAAAGGAGATAAAGCCATTACACACGTAACAGTCATTGAGCAATTAAATAACTCAACGCGAATAGAATGTCAACTAGATACTGGTCGCACACATCAAATACGTGTTCATCTTGAAAGTATTCATCACCCAATTATCGGTGATCCACTATACAATCCAACTTCGCATGCAAAGAGACTTCAATTACATGCTAAATCTCTTCAACTCATTCATCCTTTTACTAAGGAAGAAATAAACGTACAAGCGACACCTTTTTTATTTGACTAA
- a CDS encoding PBP1A family penicillin-binding protein, translating into MEHIKKYFEVIKSWLIRFGTWLQPHWQTFRIHQKRIWKKYHINKIILLVTLTFILVTSIYLFYLAKSMNVSGLKAGLEQSTTIYDKDGDEAGKLRKNGGTFVTLDNISPHVVDALISTEDRRFYKHKGYDVKGIMRAAVRKVIRRNNSGGGGSTITQQLAKNAFLDQQQNFTRKAKELFLAIELEKEYSKDEILEMYLNKSYFGSGVWGIQDASKKYFGKDAKDLTVDEAAVLVGALKGPSLYNPIDHMDYAVNRRNTVLSVMVDNGKLDKATADGLMKQPIYLTDTYVPDKDTYKYPYYFDAVISEAVDKTKLTDAEISSGGYKIYTALDQVYQQGMDQTFANDSLFPPAASDGEIVEGTSVAINPSSGGVMGIVGGRGEYTYRGWNRATDSYLSPGSTLKPLSVYTPALEAGYKPEDMLKDEELSYYDVHNFSRTYSGETSMTNALIHSLNAPAVWLMHETGIDRGYKKVEQFGVKLDEKDKYYGLALGGLTKGARPIDMASAYTVFANEGVRKETHFITKIEDAHGVIIYENQKPKSTRVTTPEVAEEMTSMLQGVYSTGTGAAAQPYGYQIAGKTGTTENINADGMSKDQWMIGYTPDVVVATWIGFDKSGPDHYLPGNDSSYISNIFRTEMQSILGASPNTPFPVKDVTQSTDYIDNQENDTMTDGKLDGIGDKLNDVGGKIKQGADTVGDGIKKGLDKVGEAWQGIWGKVTQ; encoded by the coding sequence ATGGAGCATATTAAGAAGTATTTTGAAGTGATAAAATCCTGGTTAATAAGGTTTGGTACGTGGTTGCAGCCTCACTGGCAAACGTTTCGTATCCATCAAAAAAGAATATGGAAAAAATATCATATTAATAAAATTATTTTGTTAGTGACATTAACCTTTATTTTAGTCACAAGTATTTATTTATTTTACCTGGCTAAAAGTATGAATGTGTCAGGCTTAAAAGCTGGTTTGGAACAATCAACGACGATTTATGATAAAGATGGAGATGAGGCAGGTAAGCTTCGAAAAAATGGTGGGACATTTGTAACGCTAGATAATATTTCCCCTCATGTAGTAGATGCACTTATCTCAACAGAAGATCGTCGATTTTATAAACATAAGGGATATGATGTAAAAGGAATTATGAGAGCGGCTGTTAGGAAAGTCATTAGACGAAATAATAGTGGCGGTGGCGGTAGTACCATTACACAACAGCTAGCTAAAAATGCCTTTTTAGACCAACAGCAAAATTTTACTCGTAAAGCAAAAGAACTTTTTCTAGCGATCGAACTTGAAAAAGAATACTCAAAAGATGAAATATTGGAAATGTACTTGAATAAATCTTACTTTGGTAGTGGGGTTTGGGGAATTCAAGACGCGTCAAAAAAATATTTTGGTAAAGATGCTAAAGACTTGACTGTTGATGAAGCAGCTGTATTAGTCGGCGCCTTGAAAGGACCTAGTTTATATAACCCGATTGATCATATGGACTATGCTGTAAATAGGCGTAACACAGTCTTATCTGTGATGGTGGATAATGGAAAATTAGATAAAGCAACCGCAGATGGACTGATGAAACAACCAATTTATTTAACAGATACATATGTCCCGGATAAAGATACCTATAAGTACCCTTATTATTTTGACGCTGTCATTTCTGAAGCAGTTGATAAAACAAAATTGACTGACGCTGAAATTTCAAGTGGTGGTTACAAAATATACACAGCACTAGATCAAGTGTATCAACAGGGGATGGATCAAACCTTTGCTAATGATAGTTTATTTCCACCAGCAGCATCAGATGGTGAAATAGTGGAAGGAACATCTGTTGCGATTAATCCTAGTTCTGGTGGCGTGATGGGAATTGTTGGTGGACGTGGTGAGTATACTTATCGAGGATGGAATCGTGCGACTGATTCTTATTTATCACCTGGTTCAACATTAAAGCCTTTATCTGTTTATACACCGGCATTAGAAGCAGGGTATAAACCTGAGGACATGTTAAAAGATGAAGAGCTATCTTATTATGATGTGCATAATTTTTCACGTACATACAGTGGTGAAACTTCTATGACAAATGCCTTGATCCATAGTTTAAATGCTCCAGCTGTTTGGTTGATGCATGAGACAGGCATTGATAGAGGATATAAAAAAGTGGAACAATTTGGTGTTAAACTAGATGAAAAAGATAAGTATTACGGTTTAGCATTAGGTGGACTAACCAAAGGAGCTAGACCCATTGATATGGCAAGTGCGTACACCGTATTTGCTAATGAGGGAGTCAGAAAAGAAACGCATTTTATTACCAAGATTGAAGACGCTCATGGTGTGATTATTTATGAAAATCAAAAACCAAAATCAACACGTGTGACAACACCTGAAGTAGCTGAAGAGATGACTAGCATGCTTCAAGGGGTTTATAGTACAGGAACAGGTGCTGCAGCTCAGCCATATGGTTATCAAATAGCCGGTAAAACAGGAACGACTGAGAATATCAATGCAGATGGCATGTCGAAAGATCAATGGATGATTGGTTATACCCCTGACGTGGTGGTCGCAACATGGATAGGTTTTGATAAAAGTGGACCGGATCATTATTTACCAGGTAATGATAGTAGTTATATTTCTAATATTTTCAGAACAGAGATGCAAAGTATATTAGGAGCTTCTCCAAACACACCATTTCCAGTGAAAGATGTGACACAGTCAACGGATTATATCGATAATCAAGAAAATGATACAATGACTGATGGTAAATTAGATGGAATTGGTGATAAACTAAACGATGTTGGCGGAAAAATTAAACAAGGTGCAGATACTGTGGGAGACGGTATCAAAAAAGGATTAGATAAAGTTGGCGAAGCTTGGCAGGGTATCTGGGGTAAGGTAACTCAATAA
- a CDS encoding CHAP domain-containing protein translates to MKKNILSTIMVCSIALTAVASPSIALADSVDVQIKQQDEKINALKGQQAKAQAEIEALESKVASVNEKVSSLEAKQVALSQDTEKLQSEIATLKVRIAKREKSIQKQARDAQTNGQSTNYVNAVLEADSLSDAISRVHAMSTIVNANNDLVKQQKRDQQSVEENIKENEAKISEMASTQKELQNQKDSLASQQAELNVLKTTLAAEQATAEGDKAKLNKQKEEARAAQIKVLKAQQEASEKPVTVTAVKADKTADEKKTESTTQNSTSSSSEQSSSTAQESKPVEKPTTGTTTSSSETTTSSSETPSSTPSGNTTSNGGGVDHSGSGNMYAVGQCTWYVKSVAPWVGTYWGNGCQWGASAAADGYTVNSTPAAGAVVVFAAGQSVGGQWTADGTYGHVAYVDSYNASNNTITISQGGTGFSSPTGPNSQTISASGYTYIHR, encoded by the coding sequence TTGAAGAAGAATATTTTATCAACGATTATGGTATGTTCTATTGCATTAACAGCAGTAGCTAGTCCAAGTATTGCATTAGCAGATTCTGTGGATGTTCAAATTAAGCAACAAGACGAAAAAATTAACGCTTTAAAAGGTCAACAAGCAAAAGCACAAGCTGAAATTGAGGCTTTAGAATCAAAAGTAGCTTCTGTAAATGAAAAAGTTTCATCTTTAGAAGCTAAACAAGTTGCATTAAGCCAAGACACTGAAAAATTACAAAGTGAGATTGCAACATTAAAAGTTAGAATTGCAAAACGTGAAAAATCAATCCAAAAACAAGCACGTGATGCACAAACGAATGGACAAAGTACAAACTATGTGAATGCTGTTTTAGAAGCTGATTCATTATCAGATGCGATTAGCCGTGTTCATGCAATGAGTACCATTGTAAATGCAAACAATGATTTAGTAAAACAACAAAAAAGAGACCAACAATCAGTTGAAGAAAATATTAAAGAAAATGAAGCAAAAATAAGTGAAATGGCTTCAACACAAAAAGAATTACAAAACCAAAAAGATTCATTAGCTTCACAACAAGCTGAATTGAATGTATTAAAAACAACTTTAGCTGCGGAACAAGCAACAGCTGAAGGCGATAAAGCTAAATTAAATAAACAAAAAGAAGAAGCGAGAGCTGCACAAATCAAAGTGTTAAAAGCACAACAAGAAGCTTCTGAAAAACCTGTAACTGTTACAGCTGTTAAAGCAGACAAAACAGCTGACGAAAAGAAAACTGAGTCAACAACACAGAATAGTACGTCATCGTCAAGTGAACAATCAAGTTCAACAGCACAAGAAAGTAAACCTGTAGAAAAACCAACTACTGGGACAACTACGTCATCAAGTGAAACAACTACATCATCAAGTGAAACACCAAGTTCAACTCCTAGTGGAAATACAACTTCCAACGGTGGTGGTGTAGATCATTCAGGGTCAGGAAATATGTATGCTGTGGGTCAATGTACTTGGTATGTGAAAAGTGTTGCTCCATGGGTAGGTACTTATTGGGGTAATGGTTGCCAATGGGGAGCTTCAGCTGCGGCAGATGGTTATACTGTTAATTCAACCCCAGCAGCAGGTGCAGTAGTGGTATTTGCAGCAGGTCAATCTGTTGGAGGACAATGGACAGCAGACGGTACTTATGGACATGTTGCTTATGTTGATTCTTACAATGCTTCAAATAATACTATTACAATTTCGCAAGGTGGTACTGGATTTTCTTCACCAACTGGACCAAACAGTCAAACAATTAGTGCATCTGGATATACTTATATTCATCGCTAA